One part of the Marinobacter sp. MDS2 genome encodes these proteins:
- a CDS encoding XRE family transcriptional regulator yields MRYLQSFHRRLRYLREAGQLSCSDIAAMCGVEEAEVQRWEAPELKQRSYPGVAELLDLCVKTETPLEQMLDMNEDSDADQLELPGLVVSNGDGLAEALKELEQEIERVKLSNEEMEILRRFRKASTDNRRMVLQLLGG; encoded by the coding sequence ATGCGGTACCTGCAATCATTTCATCGTCGTTTACGTTATTTGCGCGAAGCGGGCCAGTTATCCTGTTCCGACATTGCCGCCATGTGCGGCGTAGAAGAGGCGGAGGTTCAGCGCTGGGAGGCGCCGGAGCTCAAGCAGCGGAGTTACCCGGGTGTGGCCGAGCTGCTGGATTTGTGTGTGAAAACAGAAACGCCGCTCGAACAAATGCTGGACATGAACGAAGACAGCGACGCAGACCAGCTGGAGTTACCGGGTTTGGTCGTCAGTAACGGTGATGGTCTGGCAGAAGCGCTTAAAGAGTTGGAGCAGGAGATAGAGCGCGTGAAGCTGTCAAACGAGGAAATGGAAATTCTGCGCCGGTTCCGCAAAGCCTCAACGGATAACCGGCGCATGGTGTTGCAGCTGTTAGGGGGCTAA
- a CDS encoding DMT family transporter, whose product MSDAHKSDLLLVVVTLLAAVGWMFSKEAVLMMPPLLFMAVRFLIAGGVLILLALPSLRRLSADQIRRSIGVGAVFGIAMTCWIMGLFHGESMGEGAFLTSLGVVIVPILARLVFGEAQPISTWIAIPIAISGLALLSLENGFRPDPGQLYFVMAAFIFALYFTLNTRTANQRTVVNKHGETIEKKKVPALPLTAMALLTVGFVTLAESAISEPWAATFTNPPPILYAWVLASAIIATAGRFLLQTFAQSLSAHSHGVVILILEPVWVALFAAVWFGESMTTLQISGCGLIFAALLVNRWNALSRAIKGFMKVKNTPQSS is encoded by the coding sequence ATGTCTGACGCTCATAAATCCGACCTTCTTCTGGTCGTCGTCACTCTTCTTGCGGCAGTCGGCTGGATGTTTTCAAAAGAAGCGGTTTTGATGATGCCGCCTTTGCTGTTTATGGCTGTTCGGTTTCTAATTGCCGGTGGTGTTCTGATTCTTTTGGCCCTGCCCTCTTTGCGCCGCTTGAGCGCGGACCAGATTCGGCGAAGCATCGGCGTTGGCGCAGTGTTCGGAATTGCCATGACCTGCTGGATTATGGGGCTTTTCCACGGTGAGAGCATGGGAGAAGGCGCCTTTCTCACCAGCCTGGGCGTGGTTATTGTGCCAATACTGGCACGACTGGTGTTTGGTGAAGCCCAGCCCATCAGTACTTGGATAGCGATACCCATCGCGATATCGGGCCTCGCCCTGCTCTCATTGGAAAACGGGTTCCGGCCAGACCCCGGCCAACTCTACTTCGTGATGGCCGCGTTTATCTTTGCGCTTTATTTCACACTGAACACCCGAACTGCCAATCAACGGACGGTGGTGAACAAACACGGTGAGACCATCGAAAAAAAGAAAGTCCCCGCCCTGCCACTCACCGCCATGGCACTTCTGACCGTAGGTTTCGTAACCCTTGCTGAATCGGCCATCAGCGAACCCTGGGCAGCCACTTTCACCAACCCGCCACCCATCCTGTACGCGTGGGTGCTGGCCAGCGCCATCATTGCCACAGCGGGTCGTTTCCTACTGCAGACCTTTGCTCAAAGCCTGTCTGCACACAGTCACGGGGTGGTAATTCTGATACTGGAACCTGTGTGGGTCGCGCTGTTCGCCGCGGTATGGTTTGGCGAGAGCATGACAACCCTGCAAATAAGCGGATGTGGTCTGATTTTCGCTGCTTTATTAGTCAATCGCTGGAATGCTTTGAGCCGCGCCATCAAAGGCTTCATGAAAGTAAAAAATACGCCTCAAAGTAGTTGA
- a CDS encoding DUF2897 family protein, which yields MPLIGWLFILAAIALVVGSLLFLRDSANMKIPEEKLEKIRARKAQLEKEEREEEKREG from the coding sequence ATGCCGCTCATAGGATGGTTGTTTATTTTGGCCGCAATCGCGTTGGTGGTTGGCAGCCTGTTATTTCTCAGAGACAGCGCGAATATGAAAATTCCGGAAGAGAAACTGGAAAAGATCCGCGCCCGAAAAGCTCAGCTCGAGAAAGAAGAGCGAGAAGAGGAAAAGCGGGAGGGGTAA
- a CDS encoding RluA family pseudouridine synthase, protein MRKQIDITVNATQTAVDALAQASDLPKQRIKDAMAKGACWWLQKGKRVRLRKAKRELKPGTRIELFYDDAVLAREPEAPTLIEDKGRYSVWNKPHGLLSQGSQWGDHCSLLRLAEIQLNRSCFLVHRLDADAAGLMLVAHDGRAAAALSTLFSSRAMTKIYWARVTGQLTAQDTKIDAPIDGKASVSHVTTIKADSETNTTLVEVKIDTGRKHQIRRHLASIGHPIVGDRIYGAKAPSGLQLVAKHLAFDCPLQKHPARYTLECEPPANN, encoded by the coding sequence ATGCGCAAACAGATTGATATCACCGTTAATGCCACCCAAACCGCCGTGGATGCTCTGGCGCAGGCGTCAGATTTACCCAAACAGCGGATCAAGGATGCCATGGCGAAAGGGGCTTGCTGGTGGTTGCAGAAGGGCAAACGGGTACGGCTGAGAAAAGCAAAACGGGAATTAAAACCGGGAACCCGCATTGAGCTGTTCTATGATGACGCCGTGTTGGCCCGTGAGCCAGAAGCCCCAACGCTCATTGAAGACAAAGGTCGTTACAGTGTCTGGAATAAACCCCATGGGCTACTATCTCAAGGCTCTCAATGGGGAGATCATTGCAGCTTGCTGCGCCTCGCAGAAATTCAATTGAACCGCTCTTGCTTTCTGGTGCACCGCCTGGATGCGGACGCCGCAGGATTAATGCTTGTTGCCCACGATGGTAGGGCGGCAGCGGCCCTCTCTACCCTGTTTTCAAGCCGGGCCATGACCAAAATCTATTGGGCACGGGTTACCGGACAACTGACCGCCCAAGACACCAAAATTGACGCCCCTATTGATGGCAAAGCATCGGTAAGCCACGTCACGACCATTAAAGCCGATTCGGAAACGAACACAACGCTCGTGGAAGTCAAAATAGACACTGGCAGAAAACACCAGATACGGCGTCATCTCGCATCGATTGGACATCCGATCGTGGGGGATCGGATTTATGGTGCCAAAGCTCCTTCAGGACTCCAGCTGGTGGCCAAACACCTGGCCTTTGATTGCCCGCTACAAAAGCACCCGGCTCGCTACACCCTTGAATGCGAGCCGCCGGCCAACAATTGA
- a CDS encoding vWA domain-containing protein, with amino-acid sequence MNLKKLFSGLLLGASIALSPAHAAPILSDIVFVVDESGSMGSVQTNLRNNIGLFASILTGTGQVDAQYGLVGYGSASPAPRMITDFTDATNFSTAAQGLLTNGGSEPGYTATAFALNALDGQTDLFSFRGNAVKNIIILTDEPSNGDFVSRGAVGGQAVSETILDGLLTNNNALYNGVLRRSSTITSYQQLITDHGGTVFDLNGFNTSDQNVVQQFVTDFANKKLQETLDFCQLNPTDPACQPSASVPEPSSLALIGLGLLGLGLRARRKAITA; translated from the coding sequence ATGAACCTAAAAAAACTATTCTCAGGGCTCCTGCTGGGAGCGTCCATAGCACTATCGCCGGCGCATGCGGCCCCCATTCTCAGTGACATCGTGTTTGTTGTCGATGAGTCTGGCTCCATGGGTAGTGTTCAAACCAACCTCCGGAACAACATCGGGCTGTTTGCCAGCATACTGACGGGAACCGGCCAGGTTGATGCGCAGTATGGTTTAGTAGGGTACGGAAGCGCATCGCCTGCCCCCAGAATGATCACCGATTTCACCGATGCCACGAACTTCTCGACCGCAGCGCAAGGGCTATTGACCAACGGTGGATCAGAACCAGGCTACACCGCAACCGCCTTTGCGCTAAATGCGCTGGACGGCCAGACCGACCTTTTCTCTTTCCGCGGTAATGCAGTCAAAAACATCATCATACTGACAGATGAACCCTCCAATGGCGACTTCGTCTCACGCGGAGCTGTCGGTGGTCAGGCGGTCTCAGAAACCATCCTCGACGGGCTTCTGACCAACAACAACGCGCTGTACAACGGCGTGCTCAGAAGGTCCAGCACCATTACCTCCTACCAGCAACTGATTACCGATCATGGTGGCACCGTGTTCGACCTGAACGGGTTTAACACCAGTGACCAGAACGTTGTTCAGCAGTTCGTGACCGACTTCGCAAACAAGAAACTGCAGGAAACTCTGGATTTCTGCCAACTCAACCCAACCGATCCTGCATGTCAGCCATCCGCCTCAGTGCCGGAACCATCATCTTTGGCTCTCATCGGCTTGGGTCTATTGGGGCTCGGGCTCCGGGCGCGCCGTAAAGCAATTACTGCTTAA
- a CDS encoding NAD-dependent epimerase, with protein sequence MKILVTGTAGFIGSHLAHRLLERGDEVIGVDNVNDYYDVNLKEARLARLLDKPGFTEVREDVANREAMEALFQKHKPERVVHLAAQAGVRYSLENPHAYIDANLVGFTNILEGCRHNDVKHLVYASSSSVYGANETMPFSVHDNVDHPLSLYAASKKANELMAHTYSHLYNMPTTGLRFFTVYGPWGRPDMALFIFTKKILAGEPIDVFNHGQHRRDFTYIDDIVEGVIRTLDHVAESNPEWSGAQPDPGTSKAPYRIYNIGSNNPVELSRFIEIIEERVGKKAQKNLLPLQPGDVPATYANVDDLINDVDYKPATPVEEGIANFVDWYRDFYKV encoded by the coding sequence TTGAAAATCCTCGTAACGGGCACCGCCGGGTTCATCGGCTCACACCTTGCTCATCGACTGCTGGAACGTGGCGACGAAGTGATCGGTGTGGACAACGTTAACGACTATTACGACGTCAACCTGAAAGAGGCGCGGCTGGCACGGTTGCTGGATAAGCCGGGCTTCACTGAAGTGCGGGAAGACGTGGCCAATCGTGAGGCGATGGAAGCGCTTTTCCAGAAGCACAAGCCTGAGCGAGTGGTGCACTTGGCAGCGCAAGCCGGTGTTCGCTATTCACTGGAAAACCCTCATGCCTATATCGACGCGAATCTGGTGGGCTTCACCAATATCTTGGAAGGCTGTCGTCACAACGACGTGAAGCATCTGGTCTATGCCTCTAGCAGCTCGGTTTATGGTGCCAACGAAACCATGCCGTTCTCGGTGCATGACAACGTGGACCATCCATTGAGTCTCTACGCAGCATCCAAGAAAGCTAACGAGCTGATGGCTCACACCTACAGTCATCTGTACAACATGCCGACCACCGGATTGCGATTCTTTACCGTATACGGCCCCTGGGGTCGCCCGGACATGGCGTTGTTTATCTTCACCAAGAAAATTCTGGCGGGTGAGCCCATTGATGTATTCAACCACGGCCAACACCGCCGCGATTTCACCTACATCGATGACATTGTTGAAGGCGTAATCCGCACGCTGGACCACGTGGCCGAATCGAACCCCGAATGGTCAGGCGCCCAGCCAGACCCAGGCACCAGCAAGGCGCCGTATCGCATCTACAATATCGGCAGCAATAATCCGGTAGAGCTGTCCAGGTTTATCGAGATCATCGAGGAGCGAGTGGGCAAGAAAGCGCAGAAGAACCTGCTACCGTTGCAGCCAGGTGACGTGCCCGCCACCTACGCCAATGTCGATGACCTGATCAACGATGTGGACTACAAGCCGGCAACGCCGGTTGAAGAGGGTATCGCTAACTTCGTGGATTGGTACCGGGATTTTTATAAGGTCTGA
- a CDS encoding TIGR04219 family outer membrane beta-barrel protein, translating to MRKLMIAVGGSLVLAAPLASADVVGAGASVSYWKSDFSGEVVNKNSAVDIENDLNMSSDGNANFTASFEHPIPVLPNVRLNYTGISQSGSGKIGAAAFDGILPGADVKSDLDIEQLDATFYYEVLDNWVNLDLGLTARKMDAELIVRDQTGSAKVSKTEVDAVLPMGYASVRFDLPFTGVSVGGEGNVISYSGDSLYDVNVYGQFDVAVLRLRAGYREMAIDYEDDDDRLDVKLSGPFASIGVDF from the coding sequence ATGCGTAAATTGATGATTGCTGTGGGTGGCTCCTTGGTGCTTGCCGCTCCGTTGGCCAGCGCGGATGTAGTTGGTGCGGGTGCAAGCGTTAGCTACTGGAAGTCGGATTTTTCCGGGGAAGTGGTTAACAAGAACTCCGCAGTTGATATCGAGAATGATCTCAACATGAGCAGCGACGGCAACGCCAACTTTACTGCAAGCTTTGAGCACCCGATTCCGGTACTGCCGAACGTTCGCTTGAACTATACCGGTATATCCCAGAGTGGCAGTGGTAAGATTGGTGCAGCGGCTTTTGACGGTATTCTGCCGGGGGCCGATGTTAAATCCGACCTCGATATCGAACAGCTTGATGCCACCTTCTACTACGAAGTGCTGGACAACTGGGTGAATCTGGATCTGGGTCTGACGGCTAGGAAGATGGATGCTGAGTTGATCGTTCGCGACCAAACTGGTTCGGCGAAGGTCAGTAAAACCGAGGTCGATGCAGTATTGCCCATGGGTTACGCCTCCGTTCGCTTCGACCTGCCGTTCACCGGCGTATCCGTTGGTGGCGAAGGCAACGTGATTTCCTACAGCGGTGATTCCCTGTACGACGTTAACGTATACGGACAGTTCGATGTGGCTGTACTGCGCCTGCGCGCCGGCTACCGCGAGATGGCCATTGATTACGAAGACGACGACGATCGACTGGACGTGAAGCTGTCCGGTCCGTTTGCAAGTATCGGCGTGGACTTCTAA
- the purC gene encoding phosphoribosylaminoimidazolesuccinocarboxamide synthase, which yields MEKREELYAGKAKSVFRTDDPNRFVLVFRDDTSAFDGEKKEQLNRKGMVNNKFNAFIMEKLEAAGVPTHFEGLLSGTESLVKKLDMIPVECVVRNISAGSLCRRIGVEEGVELNPPTYELFLKDDALHDPMVNESLAVSFGWASEAELAQMKELTYKVNDVLKALFDEAGMLLVDYKLEFGRSEGTIVLGDEFSPDGCRIWDKETRKKMDKDRFRQGLGSVIETYEEVGRRLGISFD from the coding sequence ATGGAAAAGCGCGAAGAGCTATACGCGGGCAAGGCAAAATCTGTTTTCCGCACTGATGACCCTAATCGTTTCGTTCTGGTATTCCGGGACGACACTTCCGCCTTCGACGGCGAAAAGAAAGAGCAGTTGAACCGCAAAGGCATGGTGAACAACAAGTTCAACGCCTTCATCATGGAGAAGCTGGAAGCGGCCGGCGTGCCGACTCACTTTGAAGGGCTGCTGTCCGGCACCGAATCTTTAGTGAAAAAGCTCGACATGATTCCGGTTGAATGCGTTGTGCGCAACATTTCTGCCGGCAGCCTGTGCCGTAGAATTGGCGTGGAAGAGGGCGTTGAGCTGAATCCGCCCACTTACGAGCTGTTCCTCAAAGACGATGCCCTGCACGACCCCATGGTGAACGAGTCGTTGGCGGTGAGCTTCGGCTGGGCCTCAGAAGCCGAGCTGGCGCAGATGAAAGAGCTGACCTACAAGGTAAACGATGTACTTAAGGCTCTGTTTGATGAGGCCGGTATGCTGCTGGTTGACTACAAACTGGAATTTGGCCGCAGTGAAGGAACGATTGTTCTGGGTGACGAATTCAGCCCGGATGGCTGTCGTATCTGGGATAAGGAAACCCGCAAGAAGATGGATAAAGACCGGTTCCGTCAGGGGCTTGGCAGCGTGATTGAAACCTACGAAGAAGTAGGTCGTCGTCTCGGCATCAGTTTTGACTGA
- the bamC gene encoding outer membrane protein assembly factor BamC, with the protein MQVPGRTRNKLVSLARPVAGFVFAGTLAGCGFLHDRSEDYVNAPEGTPIQVPAGYDSSRLGEAMPIRSIRTDDSRRMYPSSIPRPPDMTSEILDENYVIEELDGRLWLLVNDVPGRLWPAASAWMNESGLGVAHDSPQLGVLQSELANFSMAARTLLELDNAPSASEPKVLVQLRLAPGIRRKTTEIRAQVLEFAEKPEGLVAWNGDAADNEPSQALQKKLLGELAEFLKQREDSKSFSRAASGMVAKPLVRLVSEDEQAKAVEVELDYGRTWAEVNRSLEEIGASIVDIDRSAGWVQVDFRTEDERSPGWFSWFSDDDTLTHTHTVTISQAAPAMVVTAERVDAYNGEHTSADLLTKLFEHLY; encoded by the coding sequence ATGCAGGTTCCTGGAAGAACCCGTAACAAACTTGTATCCCTAGCCCGGCCTGTTGCCGGGTTTGTGTTTGCTGGCACCCTGGCAGGTTGTGGTTTTCTGCACGATCGTTCTGAAGACTATGTGAACGCCCCGGAAGGCACGCCCATTCAGGTGCCTGCCGGCTATGACAGTTCTCGTTTGGGCGAAGCTATGCCAATTCGCAGCATTCGCACGGATGATTCTCGCCGGATGTACCCGTCTTCTATCCCTCGGCCCCCCGATATGACGTCTGAGATTCTCGACGAGAACTACGTGATCGAGGAGCTGGATGGACGGCTGTGGTTGCTGGTGAACGATGTGCCGGGTCGCTTGTGGCCTGCGGCGAGTGCCTGGATGAACGAGTCCGGATTGGGTGTTGCGCACGACAGCCCCCAATTGGGTGTTCTGCAAAGCGAACTGGCCAATTTCAGTATGGCGGCCCGCACGTTACTTGAACTGGACAACGCGCCATCAGCTTCTGAACCCAAGGTGCTGGTGCAGCTGAGGCTGGCCCCCGGCATTCGTCGGAAAACCACAGAAATTCGCGCCCAGGTGCTGGAGTTCGCTGAAAAGCCCGAGGGCTTGGTGGCCTGGAACGGGGATGCAGCCGACAATGAGCCGTCTCAGGCGCTTCAGAAAAAGCTGCTCGGCGAATTGGCAGAGTTTCTGAAGCAGAGGGAAGATAGCAAATCGTTCTCTCGTGCGGCTTCAGGAATGGTCGCTAAGCCGTTGGTTCGTTTGGTGTCGGAAGATGAACAGGCGAAAGCTGTTGAAGTAGAACTCGATTATGGCCGCACCTGGGCGGAAGTTAACCGGTCACTGGAAGAGATTGGTGCAAGCATTGTCGATATCGACCGCAGTGCCGGTTGGGTTCAGGTGGATTTCCGCACCGAAGACGAACGTTCACCGGGCTGGTTCTCCTGGTTTAGCGATGATGACACGCTCACACACACTCACACGGTAACAATCAGCCAGGCAGCCCCTGCCATGGTGGTTACGGCAGAACGCGTTGACGCCTATAATGGTGAACATACCAGTGCCGACCTGCTTACCAAATTGTTTGAACATTTGTACTGA
- the dapA gene encoding 4-hydroxy-tetrahydrodipicolinate synthase has protein sequence MITGSLVALVTPMHPNGDIHWEDLDKLVDFHIENGTHGIVAVGTTGESATLDPKEHCRVIGHIIKRVDGRIPVIAGTGGNSTREAIDLTTEAHKLGADACLLVVPYYNKPTQEGLYQHFKAIAEAVPGMSQIVYNVPGRTACDMLNETVLRLADIPNIVGIKDATGNIPRGTELIQGLAGRLAVYSGDDATAAELMLAGAKGNVSVTANVAPKGMAQLCEAAIAGNEEETRRLNEQLMPLNHKLFLEANPIPVKWALQHMGMIGEGIRLPLTPLSDKFHGEVEDALKASGVL, from the coding sequence ATGATTACGGGTAGCCTCGTCGCACTAGTTACGCCCATGCATCCCAATGGTGACATCCACTGGGAAGATTTGGACAAACTAGTGGACTTTCATATCGAAAATGGCACTCATGGCATTGTGGCTGTGGGCACCACCGGTGAGTCCGCCACTTTGGACCCGAAAGAGCATTGTCGGGTTATCGGCCATATCATAAAACGAGTGGATGGCAGGATTCCTGTAATCGCCGGTACGGGCGGTAACAGCACCCGTGAAGCGATTGACCTGACAACTGAGGCTCACAAGCTGGGTGCCGATGCCTGTTTGCTGGTTGTGCCTTACTATAACAAGCCCACCCAAGAGGGCTTGTACCAGCACTTCAAAGCCATTGCGGAAGCGGTTCCGGGCATGAGCCAGATCGTATACAACGTGCCGGGGCGTACTGCCTGTGACATGTTGAATGAAACGGTGTTACGCCTTGCTGACATTCCCAACATCGTGGGCATTAAAGATGCCACCGGTAATATCCCGCGCGGAACCGAGCTCATTCAAGGCTTGGCTGGGCGCTTGGCGGTGTACTCCGGTGACGATGCGACGGCGGCAGAGCTGATGCTCGCGGGCGCCAAAGGCAATGTTTCAGTGACCGCGAATGTCGCGCCGAAAGGCATGGCTCAGTTGTGTGAAGCCGCGATCGCCGGGAACGAAGAGGAGACGCGTCGTCTTAACGAACAGCTTATGCCGTTGAACCACAAACTTTTCCTGGAAGCAAACCCGATTCCGGTGAAGTGGGCTCTGCAGCATATGGGCATGATTGGTGAAGGGATTCGTCTGCCGCTGACGCCGCTCAGTGACAAGTTCCACGGCGAAGTGGAAGACGCACTCAAGGCTTCAGGCGTTCTCTGA
- a CDS encoding peroxiredoxin: MSSVALNQPVPDFQAQATGDQSITLADLKGKNVIIYFYPKDNTPGCTTEGQDFRDRMEQFTALNTEIFGVSRDSLRVHENFRAKHEFPFHLISDKDEDLCKLFDVIKLKKLYGKEYMGIERSTFLIDKEGALRQEWRGVKVKGHADEVLDAVKAL, translated from the coding sequence ATGTCATCCGTAGCATTGAATCAGCCTGTACCCGATTTTCAGGCCCAGGCCACCGGTGATCAATCAATTACCCTGGCGGACCTTAAGGGTAAAAACGTTATTATCTACTTTTATCCGAAAGACAACACCCCCGGATGCACCACAGAAGGCCAGGATTTTCGCGATCGCATGGAGCAATTCACGGCCCTGAACACCGAAATATTCGGCGTTTCCCGCGACAGCTTGCGTGTACACGAGAACTTTCGGGCTAAACACGAATTTCCGTTTCACCTGATTTCAGACAAAGACGAAGATCTGTGCAAGCTTTTTGATGTCATTAAGCTCAAAAAACTTTACGGAAAAGAGTATATGGGCATTGAGAGAAGCACCTTCCTGATCGACAAGGAAGGCGCCCTCCGTCAGGAATGGCGTGGCGTTAAAGTGAAAGGCCACGCCGACGAGGTACTAGACGCTGTCAAAGCTCTCTAG
- a CDS encoding AI-2E family transporter produces MIRVLRDLANKYFSDEEAVVLFLILLAGTVFIVWFGAMLAPAIASLIVAFILQGLVLKLQRWGVPDFVAVISVFLMFMGVLVGFLFGLLPLVWSQVSNLAKEAPRIIRELQSYLEVLPDDYPHLISAEAVNAVYQQVSTEVAHITQWLVSFSLSSIPDLVALLIYMVLVPILVFFFLKDRELLVSSFARLLPKQRPMMIGIWHEVNRQCANYVRGKAVEILIVGSVTYIAFKVLGMPYAALLSLLVGLSVVIPYIGAAVVTIPVAVIGLFAFGWGSHFIWVMVVYGIIQALDGNVLVPVLFSEVNNLHPVAIIVAVLFFGGVWGLWGVFFAIPLATMLKAVFAAWPVKNDVSSPAAKV; encoded by the coding sequence ATGATCAGAGTCTTGCGAGATCTCGCGAATAAATACTTTTCGGATGAAGAAGCGGTGGTGCTGTTTCTCATCTTGCTTGCGGGCACCGTTTTCATTGTTTGGTTCGGGGCCATGCTGGCGCCCGCAATTGCGTCCCTGATTGTTGCTTTTATTTTGCAGGGTCTGGTGCTTAAACTGCAACGATGGGGGGTGCCAGACTTCGTTGCGGTAATCAGCGTGTTCCTGATGTTTATGGGTGTGTTAGTCGGTTTTCTTTTCGGTTTGCTGCCATTGGTATGGTCTCAGGTCTCGAATCTGGCGAAAGAGGCGCCCAGGATTATCCGCGAGCTTCAGTCCTATTTAGAGGTGTTGCCCGATGACTACCCGCATTTGATCTCGGCCGAGGCGGTCAATGCGGTTTATCAGCAGGTGTCTACCGAAGTGGCCCATATAACCCAGTGGCTGGTGTCGTTTTCGCTTTCCAGCATACCGGATCTGGTCGCACTTCTAATCTATATGGTACTGGTGCCGATTCTCGTGTTTTTCTTTCTGAAAGACCGGGAGTTGTTGGTTAGCTCGTTCGCACGCCTGTTGCCTAAGCAGCGTCCGATGATGATTGGTATCTGGCACGAGGTGAACCGGCAGTGCGCCAATTATGTCCGAGGCAAAGCCGTCGAGATCCTGATCGTAGGCTCGGTAACCTATATTGCGTTCAAGGTATTAGGCATGCCTTATGCTGCCTTGCTGTCTTTGCTGGTGGGGTTGAGCGTGGTCATTCCATACATTGGCGCAGCTGTGGTCACCATTCCGGTTGCGGTGATCGGGCTCTTTGCGTTTGGTTGGGGCAGCCACTTCATCTGGGTAATGGTGGTGTACGGCATTATCCAGGCATTGGATGGTAACGTATTGGTACCGGTGTTGTTTTCGGAGGTTAATAACCTTCACCCGGTCGCCATTATCGTGGCCGTGCTGTTCTTTGGGGGTGTCTGGGGCTTGTGGGGCGTTTTCTTCGCCATACCCTTGGCGACAATGCTTAAAGCTGTGTTTGCAGCCTGGCCGGTGAAGAACGATGTTTCCTCACCGGCAGCGAAGGTTTAA
- a CDS encoding sulfurtransferase TusA family protein → MADRILDASGLRCPMPLLKTKLELNAMASGDRLEVIATDAGSARDIPAYIKLSAHELLSYKEDNGEYRFVIECGG, encoded by the coding sequence ATGGCTGACAGAATTCTGGATGCAAGTGGGCTGCGTTGTCCCATGCCGCTTCTGAAAACCAAGCTAGAGCTTAATGCAATGGCCTCCGGCGACCGCTTGGAAGTGATTGCTACGGATGCCGGGTCAGCACGGGATATCCCTGCCTATATCAAATTATCCGCACACGAGCTCCTTAGCTATAAGGAAGATAACGGTGAATACCGGTTCGTGATAGAGTGCGGCGGATAA